The genome window CTTGCCGAACAGGCCTCCGAAGAGACGTGCCAGTCCCCCCCCTTTGCGAGAGGCCTCCAGGGCCTCGCGAATCTGTCGATAGCGGGTCAGGGCTTCCTCGGTCAGCGGGCTGGCCGCGAGGCGCCCCTGATCCAACGCTTCGAGGATCTCGTCGTAGCAACGGAGCGCGGGTTCCAGACGTCCGGCTTGCTCCAGCAACTTGGCCAGGTCGAACTGACAGGTCCAGTGCTGGGGATTCAGTTCCAGCGCCTTGTCCATCGACTCCAGCGCGGGTTGCACATCGCCCCGGGCGGCCAGAATCAGTCCGGCGTGGTAGTGCAGGTCAGCGTCTTGGGGCTTGATTGCGAGGGCCTTGTCGCTCGCCTCCAGCGCTTCCTGATGACGGCCGGCCCGACTCAGGGCCAGCGACCAGGCATCGAGCAGCGACGCGTCATCCGGATGAACTTCGAGCGCGCGCTCGTAAGCGTCGGCGGCCTGGCGATGGCGGCCCTCGGCATCCAGCACCTGGCCGAGCACGCGCTGAATATCAGCGCCGACCTGGTCCAGGTCGAGCGCCTTCTCGATGGCTTCGCGCGCGCCCTGGTTGTCTCCCCGGGCCAGCGCCACCTGGGCCAAACCGGCGGGAATACGGGCGTCTTGCGGCGCAATCGGCAGCGCCCGCTGGAGATAGGCCAGCGCCTTCTCCGCGTCCCCCTTCTGGAGGTAGAGCGGCCCCAGGTTCACGTAGCAGGTGGCCTGCTGGGGATCCAGCAGCAAGGCCTTCTCGTAGGCGGTGATGGCATCTTCTACCTTGCCCTGGGCTTCGTGGGCCCGCCCCAGGTGAATGAAGCCGTCGGCATACTTGGGATTGATGCGCACGGCGTTCAGGAAGGCCGCCAGGGCCATGTCCACCTTGCCGCGCCGCAGGTGAACCAGCCCCATCTTGTCGCAAGCGAGGAAATGGCTGGGCTGCAGTTCCAGCGCCTTCTTGTACTCCGTCAGGGCCGCGTCCCAGCGTTCCAGGCGTTCGTACACCTCGGCCATGCCGAGACAGGTGTCGGCGGCTTGCGGATCGAGCCGGGTGCTCTCTTGAAAGGCCTGAAACGCCTTTTCGA of Candidatus Sericytochromatia bacterium contains these proteins:
- a CDS encoding tetratricopeptide repeat protein, with translation MEAAPKTKSEGLAALKRHALDEAIPIFLELIRSGEADADVMAALGEAYRQKGRPQEAIDALQKALELEPKRFDATLSLGRVVGRWGRAEEAVGILTRAAELNPASPRPFIEMGLILQGRGEYPQAIEKLVLARKLDAQDEGAMSLLGRLYTRVGRKADARTLFEQAHQRFPENPEHLLDLAELNLEAGDADLARRQLDQALALEPTFARSHYHLGRWYLAAKEVEKAFQAFQESTRLDPQAADTCLGMAEVYERLERWDAALTEYKKALELQPSHFLACDKMGLVHLRRGKVDMALAAFLNAVRINPKYADGFIHLGRAHEAQGKVEDAITAYEKALLLDPQQATCYVNLGPLYLQKGDAEKALAYLQRALPIAPQDARIPAGLAQVALARGDNQGAREAIEKALDLDQVGADIQRVLGQVLDAEGRHRQAADAYERALEVHPDDASLLDAWSLALSRAGRHQEALEASDKALAIKPQDADLHYHAGLILAARGDVQPALESMDKALELNPQHWTCQFDLAKLLEQAGRLEPALRCYDEILEALDQGRLAASPLTEEALTRYRQIREALEASRKGGGLARLFGGLFGKK